A genomic window from Halogeometricum borinquense DSM 11551 includes:
- a CDS encoding DUF7260 family protein: MAMIETHLEEATQLIRRERRRSVDERQAFRAFRSAVADVRPTATAGKTGGPLTTKSLTYGSASPSLDTIRREYERTVMAVPHYEDEYGDTYTESVTAEFGEDVAAAITQGSTLTPNLRQAVVAGATAAMEERTEFVSLLDTESDSVEAVRTTVHSAVETLRALDDEPLSKRSFENLTRLRESVVSVRDRLDEAAVRRQTTLRSHRRNLSNRVPDVTMYLYEPLAVEYPALNALASAREIVEAALRRLDRQLIAAL, translated from the coding sequence ATGGCGATGATCGAGACACACCTCGAAGAGGCGACACAGTTGATACGACGTGAACGTCGCCGCTCAGTAGACGAACGCCAAGCGTTCCGGGCGTTCCGGTCAGCCGTCGCCGACGTTCGACCCACCGCTACGGCGGGCAAAACTGGCGGCCCGTTGACAACGAAGTCGCTCACATATGGGTCGGCGTCCCCCTCGTTGGACACGATTCGACGTGAATACGAACGAACCGTGATGGCGGTCCCCCACTACGAGGACGAGTACGGCGATACCTACACCGAGAGCGTCACTGCCGAGTTCGGAGAAGACGTTGCCGCCGCGATAACCCAGGGAAGCACCCTCACGCCGAACCTCCGACAGGCCGTTGTCGCCGGTGCAACGGCCGCGATGGAGGAACGAACTGAGTTCGTCTCGTTGCTCGATACAGAGTCCGATTCCGTCGAGGCGGTTCGAACGACGGTTCACTCAGCGGTGGAGACGCTTCGAGCGCTAGATGACGAACCGCTTTCAAAGCGGTCGTTCGAGAATCTCACTCGCCTCCGCGAATCTGTCGTCTCCGTTCGGGACCGACTGGACGAGGCGGCGGTGCGTCGGCAGACCACGCTGCGTTCACACCGCAGGAACCTCTCGAATCGCGTTCCGGACGTGACGATGTATCTGTACGAACCGCTCGCAGTCGAGTACCCCGCACTGAACGCGCTCGCCAGCGCCCGAGAGATCGTTGAGGCGGCACTCCGGCGGCTTGACCGGCAGTTGATCGCCGCGCTCTGA
- a CDS encoding PH domain-containing protein: MNRLDPRVRLLWVGSAALTALVIGALLFAVVQFVSPPFLPSWSPYAATAVVFVLGASLAIARYRSWGYEVREDSLYLERGVFTRVRTVVPFVRIQHVDSSRGPVERVIGLASTVVYTAGSRGADVSVPGLTADSADELRERLKRLAIRSEGEDAV; the protein is encoded by the coding sequence ATGAATCGACTCGATCCGCGCGTCCGACTGCTCTGGGTCGGGAGTGCGGCGCTCACCGCACTCGTCATCGGCGCACTGCTGTTTGCGGTCGTCCAGTTCGTCTCACCACCGTTTCTCCCCTCGTGGAGTCCGTACGCCGCCACTGCGGTTGTGTTCGTCCTCGGGGCGAGTCTGGCAATCGCCCGGTATCGGTCGTGGGGATACGAGGTGCGCGAGGACTCGCTGTACCTCGAACGCGGCGTCTTCACGCGCGTACGGACAGTCGTCCCGTTCGTCCGTATCCAACACGTCGATTCCTCCCGTGGCCCGGTAGAACGGGTCATCGGCTTGGCGAGTACTGTCGTCTACACCGCCGGATCACGTGGTGCAGACGTGTCGGTTCCGGGACTTACCGCAGACAGCGCGGACGAGTTGCGGGAGCGGTTGAAACGCCTCGCCATCCGGTCTGAAGGTGAAGACGCCGTCTGA
- a CDS encoding PH domain-containing protein produces MVTQHLSPLSVPYRVLQRGGSIVAALGFALATGGFSLPFAGITGPLVLVGLASLFAIALVAYEFAYYRRFTYELTADTFDIESGVFARRNREIPLGRIQNVDISRNVIQRAMGIAAVSFETAGGTETEAKLRFVSFEEAKRLQRELGRLKRGESADEDADTPVAEELFKLEGRELGILGALSFDFRVPGIIFLFFSGSLTVVTSLFPSDLGPVVVVLGTFVLLLLVILASWITGAAIAIVNYYGFRLVQSADELQYERGLLQRYDGSIPFDKVQTLTIADNPLKRWAGYATLLVETAGYAPGQGDSGSSRGSEAAVPIASRERIEDLVNDIEPVGSPDFRRPPKRTRRRYFGRYSIVIGAATAVLSVAGSVASLGLPWYAPLALIPVAAVAAHYKWKHRGLWLGENHVVTRNGVLKRETKIVPYYRIQTVIDSRTIFQRRLRLATVTIDTAGSLSLGGQDVAAVDIDTDYADELRDELESRLRVAVAAHRQGRVGIGADDELSVTESVEQSKSEQDGTADTAHSDPDDAVDNAADGATDGPSDDATDDADPFVWDTASDDNSK; encoded by the coding sequence ATGGTCACCCAACATCTCTCCCCCCTGTCGGTTCCCTATCGCGTCCTCCAACGTGGCGGGAGCATCGTCGCCGCCCTCGGGTTTGCTCTCGCTACGGGGGGGTTCAGCCTTCCGTTCGCCGGCATCACCGGTCCACTCGTCCTCGTCGGACTGGCGAGTCTCTTCGCTATTGCTCTCGTGGCCTACGAGTTCGCCTACTACCGACGGTTTACCTACGAACTCACCGCAGATACGTTCGATATCGAGTCCGGCGTGTTCGCCCGTCGAAACCGCGAGATTCCGCTCGGGCGCATTCAGAACGTGGATATCTCGCGTAACGTGATCCAGCGAGCGATGGGCATTGCCGCCGTCTCGTTCGAGACGGCCGGCGGGACGGAAACAGAGGCAAAACTTCGGTTCGTGTCCTTCGAGGAAGCAAAACGACTCCAGCGGGAACTGGGCCGTCTGAAGCGCGGCGAGTCGGCCGACGAGGATGCCGACACGCCCGTCGCGGAGGAACTCTTCAAACTCGAAGGCCGCGAACTCGGAATCCTCGGTGCGCTCTCGTTCGACTTCCGCGTGCCCGGTATTATTTTCCTCTTTTTCTCGGGGTCGCTCACGGTCGTCACGTCCTTGTTCCCCAGCGATCTGGGACCTGTCGTGGTCGTCCTCGGGACGTTCGTGCTCCTCCTCCTCGTGATTCTGGCGTCGTGGATAACCGGCGCAGCCATCGCCATCGTGAACTACTACGGGTTCCGTCTCGTCCAGTCGGCGGACGAACTTCAGTACGAACGCGGGTTGCTCCAGCGATACGATGGATCGATCCCCTTCGATAAGGTGCAAACGCTGACGATAGCGGACAACCCGCTGAAGCGCTGGGCGGGGTACGCTACACTGTTGGTCGAGACGGCAGGATACGCGCCCGGACAGGGCGACTCCGGGTCGTCACGTGGATCGGAGGCTGCCGTCCCAATCGCCAGCCGTGAGCGCATCGAGGACCTCGTCAACGATATCGAACCGGTCGGATCACCCGACTTCCGTCGCCCGCCGAAACGAACCCGCCGACGCTACTTCGGGCGGTACAGCATCGTCATCGGAGCGGCGACGGCGGTACTGTCCGTCGCAGGCTCTGTCGCCAGTCTCGGACTCCCGTGGTACGCACCGCTGGCGCTCATCCCCGTCGCGGCCGTCGCCGCACACTACAAGTGGAAACACCGCGGCCTGTGGCTGGGTGAGAACCACGTCGTCACCCGAAACGGCGTCCTGAAGCGCGAGACGAAAATCGTCCCCTACTACCGCATCCAGACGGTGATCGACTCGCGAACCATCTTCCAGCGCCGTCTTCGACTCGCGACCGTCACTATCGACACCGCTGGGTCGCTTTCACTCGGGGGACAGGACGTCGCTGCTGTAGACATCGACACCGACTACGCCGACGAACTCCGCGACGAACTGGAGTCGCGTCTCCGTGTCGCCGTCGCCGCACACCGACAGGGCCGCGTCGGCATCGGTGCCGACGACGAACTGTCCGTCACGGAATCGGTCGAACAGTCGAAATCCGAACAGGATGGAACTGCTGACACGGCGCATTCGGATCCCGATGACGCCGTAGACAATGCCGCAGATGGGGCCACAGACGGTCCCTCAGATGACGCGACAGATGACGCCGATCCGTTCGTCTGGGATACAGCGAGCGATGACAACAGTAAATAG
- a CDS encoding VOC family protein, whose amino-acid sequence MTAGGILFFRTTNRETTTAFYTDTVGAEVWLEQSGCTILRHGNMLFGFCDGDETETDGIVTFVYDTADEVDEMHERVGDAAREAPHENEQYDIYQFFAADPDGRTVEFQTFRHEVSAPL is encoded by the coding sequence ATGACCGCAGGTGGCATCCTCTTTTTCCGAACCACGAACCGCGAAACGACGACGGCGTTCTACACCGACACCGTCGGTGCGGAGGTGTGGCTAGAGCAGTCCGGGTGTACCATCCTCCGCCACGGAAACATGCTGTTCGGCTTCTGTGACGGCGATGAGACGGAAACGGACGGCATCGTCACGTTCGTCTACGATACCGCAGACGAGGTAGACGAGATGCACGAGCGCGTCGGGGATGCAGCCCGAGAAGCCCCGCACGAGAACGAACAGTACGATATCTACCAGTTCTTCGCTGCGGACCCCGACGGCCGAACCGTGGAGTTCCAGACGTTCCGGCACGAGGTTTCGGCCCCGCTCTAA
- a CDS encoding carbonic anhydrase, whose product MEVLERLLDGNDEHVAQVDDGHFEGVRDGQDPPVVSVSCSDSRVPAEGVWDANADGDLFTSVNVGDQAWTDVDGELVVNDAVGYAVSALDVELIAVLGHTGCGAVTAAYESVTGESETSLLPAVEAAVARLTPIVESAREDGVFDDDTPRGEAVNKLVERAVQEQVDFLVETDAVPDDVAVAGFVYDFQHAYGDDDGAAYLVSLDGETECETLRERVSPSYHEHVASLR is encoded by the coding sequence ATGGAGGTACTCGAACGGTTACTCGACGGCAACGACGAACACGTTGCACAGGTTGACGACGGCCACTTCGAGGGCGTGCGCGACGGACAGGATCCGCCCGTCGTCTCTGTGTCGTGTTCGGACTCGCGCGTCCCGGCGGAAGGCGTCTGGGACGCCAACGCGGACGGGGACCTATTTACGAGCGTCAACGTCGGCGATCAGGCGTGGACGGACGTAGACGGCGAACTCGTCGTCAACGACGCGGTCGGTTACGCGGTGTCCGCACTGGACGTGGAACTCATCGCAGTCCTAGGACACACCGGCTGTGGTGCCGTCACTGCGGCGTACGAGTCGGTAACCGGCGAATCTGAGACCTCGCTTCTCCCTGCGGTTGAGGCGGCCGTCGCCCGACTCACACCGATAGTCGAGTCGGCCCGGGAAGACGGCGTTTTCGACGACGATACGCCGCGCGGTGAGGCCGTCAACAAACTGGTTGAGCGGGCAGTGCAGGAGCAGGTCGATTTCCTCGTCGAAACCGACGCGGTGCCGGACGACGTGGCCGTCGCCGGATTCGTCTACGACTTCCAGCACGCCTACGGCGACGACGACGGCGCGGCGTATCTCGTCTCGCTCGACGGCGAAACCGAATGCGAAACGCTTCGAGAACGGGTTTCGCCCTCGTACCACGAACACGTCGCATCGCTTCGCTGA
- a CDS encoding bifunctional 4-hydroxy-2-oxoglutarate aldolase/2-dehydro-3-deoxy-phosphogluconate aldolase, producing MVTLDSHEDMQRLVDSGVVAVMRGADADTILEVAQALHDGGVTAYEITADNPDAMDLISEVSASFSETEAIVGAGTVLDSETARASIMNGAEFVVGPSFDEGVVETCNRYGTIVAPGILTPTEAVDAYEAGADLVKVFPASVMGPKHLASIKGPLPQIPLMPTGGIGIDNVADYIEAGAVVVGAGSAIMDADAIEAGDFEAITETAREFTQVIEDARE from the coding sequence ATGGTTACGCTCGACTCTCACGAGGACATGCAGCGACTGGTAGACAGCGGCGTCGTCGCGGTGATGCGAGGCGCAGACGCTGACACCATTCTTGAGGTGGCACAGGCGTTGCACGACGGCGGCGTCACAGCCTACGAGATTACCGCGGACAACCCCGACGCGATGGACCTCATCAGCGAGGTGTCGGCGTCGTTCTCCGAGACGGAGGCAATCGTCGGCGCGGGCACCGTCCTCGACAGTGAGACAGCCCGTGCATCCATCATGAACGGCGCGGAGTTCGTCGTCGGCCCGAGCTTCGACGAGGGCGTCGTAGAGACATGCAACCGCTACGGCACTATCGTCGCACCGGGCATCCTCACGCCGACGGAAGCCGTGGACGCCTACGAGGCGGGCGCGGATCTGGTCAAAGTGTTCCCGGCGTCAGTGATGGGGCCAAAACACCTCGCTAGCATCAAAGGTCCGCTTCCGCAGATTCCGCTCATGCCGACGGGTGGCATCGGCATCGACAACGTAGCCGACTACATCGAAGCTGGTGCCGTCGTCGTCGGCGCTGGAAGCGCCATCATGGACGCCGACGCCATCGAAGCGGGCGACTTCGAGGCCATCACCGAGACGGCCCGCGAGTTCACACAGGTTATCGAAGACGCCCGCGAATAG
- a CDS encoding ABC transporter permease, with the protein MSSLGRVRAEFTASWHSFLRRRTAVFFTFFFPVIIVLIFGALVQTQPTGGGLFAEPPAYYVPGYLAVVVLFTPLSRVGSTIARHREGNRFEKLATTPLSRAEWLLSQTLVNVVVIGLAALALLVLTVVVTGVSIPLRPATLSIVAFVALGVTLFCGLGAILGRVADSQDGVIAASNAIALPLLFLSETFVTPDLLPAWFRPAMNLSPLTYFARGVRAVTTGSGDPWSNLAILAVLSVVFFAAGAYAIPRTD; encoded by the coding sequence GTGAGTTCGCTCGGCCGCGTCCGCGCGGAGTTCACCGCCTCGTGGCACTCGTTCCTCCGTCGCCGGACGGCGGTGTTCTTCACGTTCTTCTTCCCGGTCATCATCGTCCTCATCTTCGGGGCGTTAGTGCAGACGCAACCGACCGGCGGCGGCCTGTTCGCCGAACCACCAGCATACTACGTGCCCGGCTACCTCGCAGTTGTCGTCCTCTTCACGCCGCTTTCGCGCGTCGGGTCCACAATCGCCCGCCACCGCGAGGGCAACCGATTCGAGAAGCTGGCGACGACGCCGCTCTCGCGGGCCGAGTGGTTGCTGAGCCAGACGCTCGTGAACGTCGTCGTCATCGGACTGGCCGCGTTAGCCCTGTTGGTCCTCACGGTCGTCGTGACCGGCGTGTCCATTCCGCTCCGTCCGGCGACGCTCAGCATCGTCGCGTTCGTGGCACTCGGCGTCACGCTGTTCTGTGGACTCGGCGCGATTCTCGGTCGCGTCGCCGACTCCCAAGACGGTGTCATCGCGGCGTCGAACGCCATTGCGCTTCCACTGCTGTTCCTCTCTGAGACGTTCGTCACGCCGGACCTGCTGCCCGCGTGGTTCCGTCCGGCGATGAACCTCTCGCCGCTAACTTACTTCGCTCGCGGCGTCCGCGCGGTGACGACGGGGTCGGGCGATCCGTGGTCGAATCTCGCCATCCTCGCCGTGCTCTCTGTCGTGTTCTTCGCGGCGGGCGCGTACGCCATCCCGCGGACGGACTGA
- a CDS encoding ABC transporter ATP-binding protein yields the protein MDEVLVADDVRKSYGDRDALSGVSLSVSAGEVFGLIGPNGAGKTTLVRALTGTTPVEGHVSVLGTSPTAVERSRIGLLPQSFSPAARLTARELVSYYAGLYDEARDPESVLADVGLAGDDANTWYEDLSGGQQRRACVAAALVNDPDVLFLDEPTTGIDPAGRRSLWNLLDDLAAGGTTVFLTSHSMAEVERLADRVGLLNAGELVAVGSPSELVAAHGGDSRLEVETESLPESATEALNGHFDAAARDGRLVFEGLTPRDIGDAVDALDDAGIAYDTLTWTQPDLEDVYLSLTGEAFEDNPSFADAPMADGGGNVGQSARGGHGGSRGGDEQ from the coding sequence ATGGACGAGGTACTCGTCGCCGACGACGTGCGGAAATCGTACGGCGACAGAGACGCTCTCTCGGGAGTCTCGCTCTCGGTATCGGCGGGCGAGGTGTTCGGACTCATCGGCCCGAACGGCGCGGGAAAGACGACGTTGGTCCGTGCGCTCACCGGGACGACGCCTGTGGAAGGACACGTCAGCGTCCTCGGCACATCACCGACGGCGGTCGAACGTTCTCGCATTGGCCTGCTCCCCCAGTCGTTCTCCCCGGCCGCTCGTCTCACCGCCCGCGAACTCGTTTCCTACTACGCGGGGCTGTACGACGAGGCACGCGACCCCGAGTCAGTTCTCGCGGACGTGGGACTCGCGGGGGACGATGCCAACACGTGGTACGAGGACCTTTCGGGCGGCCAGCAACGCCGGGCGTGCGTCGCCGCCGCATTGGTGAACGACCCGGACGTGCTGTTCTTGGACGAACCGACCACCGGCATCGACCCCGCGGGTCGTCGGTCGCTGTGGAACCTGCTCGATGACCTCGCTGCGGGCGGGACGACGGTGTTTCTCACGAGTCACTCGATGGCCGAAGTCGAACGACTCGCGGACCGCGTGGGATTGCTGAACGCGGGCGAACTCGTCGCCGTCGGCTCGCCGAGCGAACTCGTCGCGGCCCACGGCGGCGACAGCAGACTCGAAGTCGAGACGGAATCGCTGCCGGAATCGGCCACGGAGGCACTGAACGGACATTTCGATGCCGCCGCGCGCGACGGCCGACTCGTCTTCGAGGGACTGACGCCGCGCGACATCGGCGACGCCGTGGACGCACTCGACGACGCGGGCATCGCATACGACACGCTGACGTGGACGCAACCGGACCTCGAAGACGTGTATCTCTCGCTGACGGGCGAAGCGTTCGAGGATAATCCAAGTTTCGCGGACGCACCGATGGCTGACGGCGGCGGGAACGTCGGTCAGTCGGCTCGCGGTGGTCACGGAGGCAGTCGCGGAGGTGACGAACAGTGA
- a CDS encoding PQQ-dependent sugar dehydrogenase: MSPLPRRRVLASGFATVLAGIAGCSSAPTSGEDSGDRTPTTNPDPTDSGSSGSSELDDARVAVERVASGFVSPIDFYAPAGTDRQFVVDQPGTIYEVTENGRRDEPYLDIRDRVVDLGGYSEQGLLGVAPHPDFAENGRLFVRYSAPRRDGTPQNYSHTFVLSEFTVDPTARTATPDEERTLLELPQPQSNHNAGAVGFGPDGYLYVGTGDGGAGGDRGTGHVEDWYDAIAGGNGQDVTENLLGSILRIDVDDEGETRPYGIPDDNPLVGSDGLNEHYAWGLRNPWRFSFDIRGGEGGGGDGKDSDDSTDRGDGDWDLYVADVGQNRYEEVNRVEKGGNYGWNVREGMHCFGANDCPTTTPDDNSLVDPVIEYPHSGDGVSGIAVIGGYVVRGGSLPELEGAYVFADWRANGRLFAADPSSETAPWPPVEVSITGDTSPGSFVTAFGRDDGEIYLLTTNVGRVSGQTGELFRLTAP; this comes from the coding sequence ATGTCCCCACTCCCCCGCCGCCGCGTCCTCGCGTCCGGGTTTGCAACTGTCCTCGCAGGTATCGCCGGGTGCAGTTCAGCCCCGACCAGTGGGGAAGACAGCGGCGACCGAACACCGACAACGAATCCGGATCCGACCGACAGCGGATCGTCCGGCAGCTCCGAACTGGACGACGCCCGTGTTGCCGTCGAACGTGTCGCCTCGGGATTCGTCTCACCTATCGATTTCTACGCGCCGGCGGGAACCGACCGACAGTTCGTCGTAGACCAGCCCGGAACCATCTACGAAGTGACGGAGAACGGTCGCCGTGATGAGCCGTATCTGGACATCAGAGACCGCGTAGTAGATCTCGGCGGCTACTCCGAGCAAGGACTTCTCGGCGTCGCGCCACATCCCGACTTTGCCGAGAACGGCCGTCTGTTCGTCCGGTACAGCGCACCGCGTCGAGACGGCACACCGCAAAACTACAGTCACACGTTCGTCCTCAGCGAGTTCACCGTGGACCCGACGGCGCGAACGGCAACTCCTGACGAAGAACGGACACTCCTCGAACTCCCGCAACCGCAGTCGAACCACAACGCCGGTGCCGTCGGCTTCGGTCCGGACGGCTACCTCTACGTCGGCACTGGTGACGGCGGCGCTGGCGGCGACAGGGGAACCGGCCACGTCGAGGACTGGTACGACGCCATCGCGGGCGGCAATGGACAGGACGTGACCGAAAACCTGCTCGGGAGTATCCTCCGCATCGACGTGGACGACGAGGGCGAAACCCGACCGTACGGCATTCCCGACGACAACCCGCTCGTCGGCTCCGACGGGTTAAATGAACATTACGCGTGGGGCCTTCGGAATCCGTGGCGGTTTTCGTTCGACATCCGCGGCGGAGAAGGGGGCGGTGGGGATGGGAAGGACAGCGACGACAGTACGGACAGAGGCGACGGCGACTGGGATCTCTACGTCGCGGACGTAGGACAGAACCGATATGAGGAGGTCAACCGCGTCGAGAAGGGCGGCAACTACGGCTGGAACGTCCGCGAGGGGATGCACTGTTTCGGCGCGAACGACTGTCCGACGACGACACCTGACGACAACTCGCTCGTTGACCCGGTCATCGAGTACCCACACTCTGGCGACGGCGTCTCGGGAATCGCCGTCATCGGCGGCTACGTCGTCCGCGGCGGGTCGCTACCGGAACTTGAGGGCGCGTACGTCTTCGCTGACTGGCGGGCGAACGGACGGTTATTCGCTGCCGACCCTTCGTCGGAGACGGCACCGTGGCCTCCCGTCGAAGTCTCCATTACGGGCGATACTTCCCCCGGGTCGTTCGTGACGGCGTTCGGTCGCGACGACGGGGAGATATACCTGCTTACGACCAATGTCGGGAGAGTCAGCGGGCAGACAGGCGAACTGTTCCGACTGACTGCGCCGTAG
- a CDS encoding aldo/keto reductase translates to MTLDSRRLGSTGTKVSELCFGTWRFGRETNGVLETSKEEAHDLLDAFADRGGNFIDSANVYGTPNGRSESWIGDWLAERDRENYVITSKVYFPFDEENPNGSGLSRTHIRDQIEGTLDRLGTEYLDLYYIHRWDEETPIEETLSTLNRLVEEGKVNYLGASTMAAWQLTKALWKSEVHEWERFEVTQPLFHAGYYEDVKDYLDVCGDQELAVCPYSPLAGGFLTGKYERADPDDPTQVIAPDGSRASFDDRFEQFYLSERGWNVLDTIRTVADEVDASPAQVALRWLMDYPEATVIPIVGARTEEQLDENVEAADVSLSEDQWERIMNARYDDEGRLWGH, encoded by the coding sequence ATGACACTCGACTCCCGACGACTGGGCAGTACCGGAACGAAGGTCTCGGAACTTTGCTTCGGCACGTGGCGCTTCGGCCGCGAGACGAACGGCGTGCTGGAAACGTCGAAAGAGGAAGCACACGACCTTCTCGACGCGTTCGCAGACCGCGGCGGCAACTTCATCGATAGCGCGAACGTCTACGGCACGCCCAACGGCCGGTCGGAGTCGTGGATCGGTGACTGGCTCGCAGAACGGGACCGCGAGAACTACGTCATCACCTCGAAAGTGTACTTCCCCTTCGACGAGGAGAACCCGAACGGGTCGGGTCTCTCACGAACCCACATTCGAGATCAGATCGAGGGCACGCTGGACCGCCTCGGCACGGAGTATCTCGATCTCTACTACATCCACCGTTGGGACGAGGAGACGCCTATCGAGGAGACGCTTTCGACGCTGAACCGCCTCGTCGAAGAGGGTAAAGTGAACTACCTCGGTGCGTCTACGATGGCGGCGTGGCAACTGACGAAGGCGCTCTGGAAGTCCGAGGTCCACGAGTGGGAGCGCTTCGAGGTCACTCAACCGCTGTTCCATGCGGGCTACTACGAGGACGTGAAAGACTATCTCGACGTGTGCGGCGATCAAGAACTCGCGGTCTGTCCGTATTCGCCGCTTGCAGGCGGTTTCCTGACCGGTAAGTACGAACGCGCCGACCCGGACGACCCGACGCAGGTGATCGCACCCGACGGGTCTCGCGCGTCGTTCGACGACCGGTTCGAACAGTTCTATCTCTCCGAGCGCGGGTGGAACGTGCTCGACACGATTCGCACGGTCGCCGACGAGGTGGACGCTTCGCCCGCGCAAGTCGCACTTCGCTGGCTGATGGACTACCCCGAGGCGACGGTGATCCCCATCGTGGGTGCGCGAACCGAGGAGCAACTGGATGAGAACGTCGAAGCCGCCGACGTGAGTCTCTCCGAGGACCAGTGGGAACGAATCATGAACGCCCGGTACGACGACGAAGGGCGTCTGTGGGGGCACTGA
- a CDS encoding SelT/SelW/SelH family protein, whose protein sequence is MTEIEIEYCVPCGFLDRAETIQHAVLQQFGERVNRVSLVTGDHGVLTVAVDDEIVWDKADDEYDVDEITRRVRSAL, encoded by the coding sequence ATGACCGAGATCGAGATAGAGTACTGCGTTCCGTGTGGGTTCCTCGACAGAGCCGAGACCATCCAACACGCTGTTCTTCAACAGTTCGGTGAACGCGTCAATCGCGTCTCGCTCGTAACGGGTGACCACGGCGTCCTCACGGTCGCCGTCGATGACGAAATCGTCTGGGACAAAGCGGACGACGAGTACGATGTTGACGAAATCACACGGCGCGTCCGGTCAGCTCTCTGA
- a CDS encoding DUF7546 family protein — protein sequence MSVTDTLRVAFDRDVLYAALLANTLGMLALVYVLVAEITVTQPRYAFYGLLWIAVGVIAIWKTRPAPTDEKTRQRARLIAVGYVVALAFAGGIVVSSLPSTAGWGVRLATLAPGWGPAPVFTTPFFALVFMPARVVGYLALGYLVYATVIDASGSAVSGILGLLSCVSCSWPILASLLTGVFGSSSALVAATFDLSYDISTLVFVVTVVLLYWRPFGFGRGE from the coding sequence ATGAGCGTTACAGATACTCTCCGCGTCGCGTTCGACCGTGATGTTCTCTACGCCGCCCTGTTGGCGAACACGCTCGGAATGCTCGCACTTGTCTACGTTCTCGTCGCCGAGATCACGGTTACGCAACCCCGATACGCCTTCTACGGACTTCTCTGGATAGCTGTCGGCGTTATCGCCATCTGGAAGACGAGACCCGCCCCGACGGACGAGAAGACGCGCCAGCGCGCGAGACTCATCGCCGTCGGTTACGTCGTCGCACTCGCGTTTGCAGGCGGTATCGTCGTCTCCTCGCTGCCCAGCACTGCCGGCTGGGGTGTCCGACTCGCAACGCTTGCGCCCGGATGGGGTCCCGCACCCGTGTTCACGACGCCGTTCTTCGCTCTCGTGTTCATGCCCGCGCGCGTTGTCGGCTATCTCGCGCTCGGCTATCTCGTCTACGCGACAGTGATCGACGCCTCCGGGTCGGCCGTCTCCGGTATTCTCGGCTTACTCTCGTGTGTCTCATGCTCGTGGCCCATCCTCGCGTCTCTCCTCACGGGTGTGTTCGGAAGCAGCTCTGCACTCGTCGCCGCGACGTTCGATCTCTCGTACGATATCTCGACGCTCGTCTTCGTCGTCACCGTCGTGCTTCTCTACTGGCGGCCGTTCGGATTCGGCCGCGGAGAGTGA